The Acetomicrobium flavidum genome window below encodes:
- a CDS encoding branched-chain amino acid ABC transporter permease, which translates to MGTLAQQLINGISLGSVYALIAVGYSLVYSILLFSNFAHGGFLVIGGYICYYTLTALGNNIWVAGGLSLLGAGIAAVLTERIAYKPIRERTNITLYLLIASLGMSIVIENIFVIVAGGRFRALPPVIPTNPVHLFGLTTTSAFDLLSLVVAFVFLTGLQLFIVKSKWGLAIRAAAFDLKTAGLMGINVNMLISIVFFVAGVLAAVGGIFLSVRYTLYPQLGGITIKAFVAAVVGGLGSLPGAVVGSLILGLAEMLTAGFISSQLRDLVVFSLLVITLLVKPTGLFGKKPTEKV; encoded by the coding sequence TTGGGAACGCTGGCCCAACAGCTCATTAACGGGATATCTCTGGGTTCCGTATATGCACTGATAGCCGTGGGGTACTCATTAGTATACTCCATACTCCTTTTTTCCAACTTTGCCCACGGCGGTTTTTTGGTCATCGGCGGCTACATATGCTATTACACCTTGACGGCTCTGGGAAACAACATCTGGGTGGCAGGCGGCCTTTCTTTGCTTGGCGCAGGCATAGCGGCCGTCCTGACCGAACGGATAGCCTACAAGCCCATACGGGAGCGCACCAATATTACCCTCTATCTTCTCATAGCGTCGCTTGGCATGAGCATAGTGATTGAAAACATATTCGTCATAGTCGCGGGCGGGCGCTTCAGGGCCCTTCCGCCCGTCATACCCACCAACCCCGTGCACCTCTTTGGGCTAACCACCACCAGCGCCTTCGATCTGCTTTCCTTGGTCGTGGCCTTCGTATTCTTGACGGGGCTTCAGCTTTTCATAGTAAAGAGCAAATGGGGGCTTGCCATAAGGGCAGCGGCCTTTGACCTCAAAACGGCAGGCCTCATGGGGATAAACGTGAATATGCTCATATCCATCGTGTTTTTCGTGGCGGGAGTGCTGGCGGCGGTGGGCGGCATATTTTTGTCCGTACGCTACACCCTCTATCCGCAGCTCGGCGGCATCACCATAAAGGCCTTCGTGGCAGCCGTGGTGGGGGGCCTTGGGTCCCTTCCCGGGGCGGTCGTCGGAAGCCTGATTCTCGGGCTTGCCGAGATGCTGACGGCAGGGTTCATATCAAGCCAGCTTCGAGACCTGGTCGTCTTCTCCCTTTTGGTGATAACGCTTCTGGTAAAGCCTACCGGGCTTTTCGGCAAAAAGCCCACGGAAAAGGTCTGA